GGAGCACCAGATCGAGCGCCACGCGGGTCCTGGTTTCGGGCGAAAGATGTTCCGGCAGAACCGCCTCGAGACTGTGAACGGCTTTTCGGCACTCTTGAAGAAACCTCTTGTGCACGGTCGATGAGTCCTTTTCTCGCACAATTCGATTGCCGGAGCCGGCGGGGGGTCGTAGACTACCGCCGGGGCGGCGGCGCCAGAGTTGTTCCGTCGTCACAACCGTCCACGTACCATACGGATATGGATACTCACGAAGCAAGTGGCAAGATTCTCGTTACCGGCCGGCCGGGAGTCGGCAAGACGACCCTCATCATGCGCCTGGCGGAGCGGCTGGCGGATCTTCACCCGGCGGGGTTTGTCACGGAGGAGATCCGCGAGCGCGGGGTGCGGGTCGGCTTCGCGCTGGCGACGCTCGATGGACGGCAGCGGAGCCGGCTGGCCACGGTCGATGTTTCGTCACCATATCGCGTTGGGAAATATGGAGTTGACATTGCCGCACTGGAGCGTTTCCTGGCCGCCATGGAATTTCCGCACGACCTGCACACCCCGGTCTTGATCGATGAAATCGGCAAGATGGAGTGTCTCTCGCCCGCGTTCCGCTCTCTGGTGACCACGCTCCTTGACTCCTCGCGCCCGCTGGTGGCGACGGTCGCTCTGGCCGGGTCGGCGTTCATCGCTGGGGTCAAAGCTCATCCCGCGGTGCGGGTCTGGACAGTTACCCCGGAGGCGCGCGACGCACAGCTTGACCGGCTGGAGGAAGCGGTGCGGCGCTCGTGCAGCGGGTGACCGGACAGCCGGACGGGCGGGGGGAAGCTCGCGGTTGACAAAGACGGGCAATGTAGTATACTGGAGAGGACAAATCGGAGTCTTTTGTACAAATTGGCCGGCCGTGGAGAGGCCCGCCAGAAACCCGTGATGTAAGAGGCCCCCAGTGGACGACTTGATTTACCTCGATAATGCGGCAACCTCGTGGCCCAAACCGGACAATGTGTACAAATTCATGGTCGATTTCTACCGCAGTTGCGGAGTCAACCCGGGACGGTCCGGTTTCGACAAGGCGATCGAAGCGGGGAACATTCTCGAGGATCTTCGCAAGCGCCTGACTGCATTCTTCGGCGGCGACCCCGAGACGCCGCAGCGGCTGTGCTTCGGCTACAACGCGACCGACGCCCTCAACCTCATCATCCAGGGGCTGCTCGCGCCGGGCGACCACGTGGTCACGACCAATCTCGAGCACAATTCGGTCATCCGGCCGGTCAACCACTTGGTGCGGGATCACGGGGTCGAGGCTACCTTCGTCGAGTTCAACGCGGAGGGGTTCGTGGAGCCGGATGCGATCCGGGAGGCGATCCGCGCCAACACCCGGCTGGTGATAGTCAACCACGGATCGAACGTCATCGGCACGATCCAGCCGGTCGCCGAGATCGGGCGCGTGTGCAAGGACGCCGGCGTGCTGTTGGCGATCGACGTCTCCCAGACCGCCGGCGTGGTGCCGATCGACATGCGGCGCATGAATGTCGATGTCCTCGCGTTCACCGGCCACAAGGGTCTCATGGGGTCAACCGGCATCGGCGGTATGTGCGTGCGCAGCCACGTCGACATCCGCCACACCCGGAGCGGCGGGACCGGCGTGCGGTCGGCGTACCCCTACCATTTGGACGAATACCCCTACCGCATGGAGTACGGCACGCCGAACATGGTCGGCGTGGCTTCGCTCTGGGCGGGGCAGGACTGGATCGCCGAGCAGGGGGGCGTCGAGGCCATCCATGCCCGCGAGATGAAGCTGGCGCAGAAATTGGTCGACGGCTTCCGCGAGATCGAGGGCGTGACCGTCTACTGCGGCGCGAGCCTGGAGAACCACCTGTCGACCGTGTCGATGAACGTGGAGGGGTTCGAGGCGGGGGACGTGGGGATCATGCTCGACGTCGATTTCGGCATCGCCACGCGGACGGGCCTCCACTGCGCGCCGCTCGTCCACAAGCAACTCGGGACGATGGCGCGCCACGGGAGTGTCCGGTTCGCCATTGGGCCGTTCAACACCGAGGCCCACATCGACCGGGCGATCGAGGCAGTGTCGGAGATCGCGGTGCAGGCCCGGGCGCGGCTGGTCCAGCCGGGACGCGGTTGACCCTGCCCGCCCAAGCTGATATGAGAAAGCCCATCTCCTGCGAGATGGGCTTTGTGTTGGCGGTCAGAGACTTGAAACTCTAGATGTCGAGCTTGCCGCTGTACGCATCGGTCATCTTCGGCGCTACCTTCAGACGGTAGAGGGCCGCCCAGGCCTTCATGCCGCTGTTGGCATACGTGCAGATCTCCTCGCCGTAGACCATCGTTTCCGTGGCTTCCAGGAAGTAGTACGTCCAGGCGCCGTGGCCCAGGTCGGGGGCGTCATAGGAATAGCCGCTGGTCGACGCCGTGGCCATGATCATCCCGCTCGGGACGCCGGTGTGGAAGCTGCCGAGTTTGCAGGCATCCATCGGGATCATCTTCTTCGTGCAGTTGGCGCCGTTGATGAACTGCATCACCCATCCCCAGGTCAGGTAGTACAAGTCGGTGGAGATGAGGCAGGATCCATACCCCTGGTAGGTGGTGCCGTGGCCTGAGTAGTAGAACGCGATCTCGTCGCCCGCCACCGCGGCGTTCATCAACCAGGTCAGATTGGCCTCGATCGCGGCCGCCGTGGCGCTCCGATCGATGTCGCTGTGCACGGTGAAGCCCTGGCTCTGGAAGTACTGCGCCATGCTCCGGGCGTCATCGTCGCAGTAGTTCAGGTCGTTCGCCGTCCCCTCATAGTCGGAGATGCCGACGACATAGGCATACTTGTGGGCCGGGTTCGGGTTCGGGTCCCCGCCTGTGTCGGGCGGCGGTTTCGGCGGCTTGTAGGCGCTCCAGTTGGTGGGGGCGTTCTTGAGCGTGAGGGCGATTTGTGCATCAGTGCGGTGGTCGACGAACTCCGGGCGCTGCACCAGTTGTCCGAGCTGACTTTGATCACCCGACGGTCCGGTGACCGAAGTATCCTGACTGCACCCGAAGAGCAGCATCAGGGAACCGCACAGGCCGAGCAGTAATAACAGCCTCTTCATGAATCTTGCTCCTCGTAAGAGTTTCGTGCGATGCTTTCCGATCGGCGGGGGGTCAGCCCGGACAGGAGGACGCCCAGAACCTCCTTTCGCACTCAATCGACAGAGAATCCACTTTTCCTCTTTCGATGGCGATGCGCCGGGTCGAAGACCGGCGCGGAAATCCGATACGGTTGACCCCAATATACCAGAAATGGCACGTTTTTGTCCACCTTTTTTTCGGGCCGAGGTTCCTCGGAGCCGGCGCCCGTCTCCGGCCCGCCCGCGGAATCCTCTTGGCAGAACCCCCCTCCCCCGGTAGTTTCCGGGAGCAAAAGGAAAGAACCGTCCAACCGATGGAGACCCAGATGATTGAAATGAAGGACCGCGTGACGCTCATAACGGGGGGGTCGCGGGGGATCGGCCGGGCGGCGGCCGAGTTGTTTGCCCGGGCCGGCAGCCATGTCATCATCAACTACCGCCGCGACCGGGCGGCGGCTCTGGAGGTGCAGGCGGCCTGCGCGCGGCACGGCGTCAAGGCGGCCGCAATCCAGGCCGACGTGGCCGACAAAGCGGCGGTCGACCGCATGGTGGCGGAGACCATCGACCGGTTCGGGCGGATCGACGCGGCGGTCAACAATGCCGGCGTGTGGCTCCATCACCCGATCGACGAAATGACCGAGGCGCAACTGCGCGAAACGGTCGACATCAACCTCCTCGGGACGTTCCACGTGTGCATGGCGGTCACGCCGCACATGAAGCGGCAGCGCTCCGGCGTCATCATCAACATCGCCTCCACCGCCGGGCAGCGGGGCGAGGCGTTCCACTCCCCTTATGCGGCGACCAAGGGGGCGGTTATCAGCCTGACCAAGTCGCTCGCGCCCGAGCTGGTCGAGTACAACATCCGGGTCAACTGCGTGGCTCCGGGGTGGGTGTACACCGATATGTCGATCCCCTCGCTGGGCGGAGCGGAGGGGGAGAAGGTGTTGGCGGCCATTCCGATGCGGCGGGTGGCGCAACCCGAGGAGGTGGCCGGGCCGATCCTTTTCATGGCGTCCGACCTCGCGACTTTCATCACCGGCGAGATTCTCAACGTGAACGGCGGGGCGGTCCTGTGCGGCTGACCGTGCGGCGGGACGGAAAGCCCCTCCGACGACCGGCCGTCGCCCGTCACCCGGCGGCCCGCGCCGTCACAATCGGCACGCGCCGGAACGGCTGCCTCTTCCGGTAGGCAAGGGACCGCCACAGCCACTCGATCGGGCCGAACCGGAAATGCCGCAGCCACCGCGGACTGACGGACAACTGGACCAGCCACATGAGAGTCATGAGAGCCAAGAGCGGGATGAGACCGAGTTTCCCGAACAACCCCAGGCCGTAGCCGTAGAACACGGTCGTGAAGACCACGGTGTGCAGCAGGTAGTTCGACAGGGCCGTCCGTCCGACCGCCTCGAGCCCGGTTCTGAGCCGCCGCGCGGCCCCGGACCGGCAGAGGAGCATGACGATGCCGATGTAGCCGAGCGCGCTGCCCGCGCTCGCCGTGTAGTTGACCGTCCCCGAGACAAGCATCTGGACGGCAGCGCCGAAGTCGCGGCTGACCAAGAGCGATGCGCCGAACAGATCGAGCGGCAGCCCGATCCCCAGTCCGAAGAGCGCCAGGCGCAGGTAGAACGCCTTGGACCGTTCGGCGGCGAAGACGCGCCACTTCATGAGCGCCATGCCGATCAGCATGAGCCCGCAGATGCGCCACCCGGCGAAGAGCACCAGGATGAGCGTTTGAAACAGCAGCGCCGTCAGAGCGCGCTGCGCGAACAGGCCGCCGTAGCTGCCCAGGTGGGCATCGACTTCCTTTGAAATCTGGTCTGGAGCCGGGCTCAGCGCCACAGCAACGTTCGTCCAGGCGTCCAGAGACGCTCGTTCATCGCTGGAAAGCGTCTCCCCGGCTTCAAGTTTCAGCGACGCCGCCTCACCTTTCGACTGCAGGTGGCCGATGAGCCCGGAGAAGCCGGCCGCAAACGGCGCTGGCGCCAGGAAGACGAGAGCGCCGATAATCAGCAGCCGGCGCGGCGACAACCGCCGCAGGAGGTAGACGAGCATGCCGCACAGGGCGTAGGAGAAGAGGATGTCTCCCCACCAGAGCAGGTAGGCGTGGAGCAGGCCGATCACCAGCAACCAGCCCATCCGGCGGTAGTGGAGGGAGGCGGCGTCGCCTCCGGCGGCCTGGGCCCGCTGGGTCATGACCACCAGGCCCGCGCCGAAGAGCAGGCTGAAAATCGTCATGAACTTCTGCAGGAAAAGAACTATCACCCCTCCCCAGGCGATAGTGTGCAGCAGGCCGGCCTCTCCCTGAAGGTGCGGGTTCAGGAGCGCCGCCTGCGGGAGGCCCATCTGCTGGATGTTGATCGCGAGAATGCCGAGTACGGCGAACCCGCGGAGCACATCCAGCGAGGGCACACGTTCCGCATCGGCCACCGGCGCCAGCGGCAGCGGAATGGCCGACACAGCCGGGGCCTCGGGGGCGTTCTCGGGGAAGGACTGGTCAGCCATGCTCATCTCCTTCGCCGGGTCAGGCGTCTCACCTAACCGCGGCCGAGGGCCCGCGCCGTGCCGGCGATCGTCTCCCAGGCGAGGTCGACATCATCGGCGGTCACCTGCGTCTGGCCGATCACCATGCGGAGCGTGAAGGCCCCGTTGAGTTTCGTGTGGGTGATGAACACCCGGCCCGTGCGGTTGACCTCCTCCAGCAGGCGCTCGTTCAGTCGGTTGAGCGCCTCGCTGTCGGCCGCCCCGGTCGGCCGGTAGCGGAAACAGAGGACGTTGAGCGGCGCCGGGGCGAGCAGTTCGAAATCGTCCGATTCCATGATGCGGTCCGCCACACCGCGGGCGAGCCCGATCTGGAGGCGGAGTTTTTCCCGTATCCCGGACAGGCCATAGGTGCGGATGACGAACCACAACTTCAGCGCGCGGAAGCGCCGGCCCAGCGGGATCCCCCAGTCGCGGTAGTTGTTGACCGCCGCCGTCTCGCGCGTCTTCAGATACTCCGGGAGGATCTCGAACGTCCGGATGAGAGCGCCCCGGTCTTTCACGAAGTACGCGGAGCAGTCGAAGTTGGTGAACATCCACTTGTGCGGGTTGAACACGAACGTGTCGGCCTCCTCAATCCCGTCGATCATCCACCGCATCTCCGGGAGCACGAGGGCCGTCCCGGCATAGGCGGCGTCGACATGGAGCCAGAGGCGGTGGCGGCGGCAGATCTCACCGATCCGGCGGAGGGGATCGACCGCCGTGGAGCCGGTCGTGCCGAGCGTGGCCACCGCGCAGAGCGGGCGAATTCCGCTGTCCTCATCGCGGCAGACCGCCTCTTCGAGGACCTCCGGCCGCAGCGCAAACCCCGCATCGACCGCCACTTTGCGGAGGTTCTCCCTGCCGAGCCCCGCGATCTTGACCGCCTTCTCGATCGACGAGTGCGTTTCCGACGAGCCGTACACGGCATAGCGCGGCCGGTCCTGGAGGCCGGTCTGGTTGACACCGTAGTCGGACGCCTGTTCGCGGGCGGTGAGGATCGAGGTGAGGGTGGCGGTGGAGGCGGTATCCTGGATGACGCCATCCCAGCCGGCCGGGATGCCGATCATGGCGCCCAGCCATAGCATCATCTGTTCCTCGAGTTCGGCGGCGGCCGGCGAAGTCTGCCAGAGCATCCCCTGCACGCCGAGAGTGGCGGTGAGCATCTCGGCCAGCACCGAGGCCGGGCTGCTGTTGGCGGGAAAATACCCCATGAACCGGGGGTGCTGCCAGTGCGTGATGCCCGGCATGATGATCCGTCGGAAATCGGCCATGATATCGTCGAACGCCTCCGGGGTCTCGGGAGGAAGGTCGGGCAGCTGCCGCCGGATGTCGCCCGGGGCGGCGGGGGACTTGACCGGATAGGCGCGCACGTTGGCGAGGTAGTCGGCCATCCAGTCGACCAGTTCGTGGGCGCGGCGGCGGAATTCGGCGTCATCCATGAGGACCGACCTCCGGACGGCAGGCGACCACGAGCCCGGTCGGACCCGGCAGGGCCACGACGCGCAGGTCGGCAAAACCGGCGCCGGTCAGCCACTCGGTATACTCGCTGATGCTGTAGGAAGCTCCCGCGGGTGTGCCGACGAGCATGTTGAGCGAAAAGAGCGCCGCCGTGAACGGGCCGGTCTTGTCGGCGTTGAGAATGAAATCCTGGATGGCGACGGTGCCGCCGGGGCGGAGGGCGGCGAAAGCCTTGTGGCACAACTGCCGGTTCTCCTCCGGGCTGTTCATGTGGCAGATGGCCGAGATGAACACGAGATCGAAGGGGGAGCCGAACTCGGTGGTGTGCAGGTCGCCGACGCGCGTGGTGACGCGCTCGGCGAGGCCGGCCCGGTCGATGTGCCGCCGGGCGATTGCGGTGACCGGTTCGAGGTCGAACACCTCGGCGCGCAGGCGCGGATTGGCCTTGGCGAATGAAATCGCGTAGGCCCCCGAGCCGCCGCCGACATCGAGCATCCGCTCGAACCCCGCCACCCCCAGCGCGCCCACCACCTGGTCGGCGCGCAGCGCCGCATTCTTGTGCATGGCGGCGATGAAAGCCTCGGTCCAGCCGGGGTCGCGATCTTTCGCCTCCGTGTAGGTCACCGACGTTCCCTTGCGGATGCACTCGGTCAGCGTGTGCCACCGGTTCCACAGCCCGACGAGGTGCAGGAGGCTCAACCGGGAATCATCGGGCCCGCCCGCCGCCAGGTAGCGGCGCGCGGCGGCGGAGTTGGCGTAGCGGCGCCCGTGCTTCTCCAGGAGGCCGTAGGCGGTGAGAGCGTCGAGCAACTGCTCCGCCCCCCGCTCATCGACCTCGAGCCGGGCGGCGATCTCGCCGGCCGAGGCGGAGCCGCCCACGGCCGTGAAGAGGTCGAGCTCGACGGCGGTCAGGAGCATACGGCTGGTCTGAAAGCCCCGGAAATCGGCCATCAGCTCGTCCGGGAGGACGCCGGCCGCGTCGCGGGCCTTAAGCCCGGCGAGCATTTTCGCCCGGTTGGTTTCGATTTCGGCGCGCACGGCGGCGGCGTCGCGCCGCGCCAGTCGCTCGACCGGACGGCCGCGCCCGAAGTGCTCGCGGACAATCTCGGGAACGTCCTCGGCCCCTACGCCGGTGTACCAGACCCCCTCGGGATAGACGATCATGTTGGGGCCCCAGGCGCACAGGCCGAGCGAGCCGCAGGTCGTAATGTGCACATCGTCGCCCAGCCCTTGCGCCGCCACCTCGCGGCGAAGAGCGTCGATCAGTTTTTCGCCCCCGCGGGCGCGGCAGCACGGCACGCCCTCGGGCTTCTCCTGATTGCAGATGTAGACGTGGTACTTGAAGGCTTCCATAGGCGGCTCATTTCTCCACAGGACGGCGCACTGTGCCGGGTGTTGCTGCAAGGTACGAGGAAAACGGGCGGGGGACAAGAGGGAGGGCCGATGAATTGCTTGTCCGGCGGGCCGGGCTGCCGTAGAATGTCGGTGGAGCGGCCATGAAGATCATCGTGTTCACTGATACCCACGCCAACCTGCCGGCGCTGCGGGCCTTCCGCCGGGCGATCGAGAGAGAGGGCTACGATCTGGCCGTGCACACCGGCGACGCGGTGGATATCGGCCCGTACCCGGCCGAGAGTCTGGCCGAACTGCTGAGCATCCCGCGGGTGGAATGCGTCATGGGCAACCACGATGCGATGTTTGTCCACGGCATTCCCGACCCGCTCGCGGGCGTGATCGACGGCAACGAGGCGGAACACTGCGCCTGGACCGCCCGCCAGCTGGGCGAGGACTTCCGCGAGCGCCTGCGTCACTGGCCGTACGTAATCCCGCACGAGTTCAACGGCCTGCGGGTGACCTTCGTCCACTACGGTTTGTCGGCGACCTTGGACGGTTTCGTCCCGGCCGCAATCGCCGATCCGACCCCGGCCGACCTCGACCGCATCTTCGGCGCTTTTGACACCGATCTGCTGTTCTACGGCCACAGCCATCCCTTCTCGGATGTCCAGGGCCGGGCCCGGTACATCAACCCCGGCGCTCTCGGCTGTTTCTGCCGTCCGCTTGCGCGCTACTGCGTGCTGGAGTTTCGCCCGGGGGGATTAGGGGTCACCTACAAGGCGGCGCCGTACGACGATAGCGTCCTCAGAGCCGAGTATGCCCGGCGGCGGGTGCCGGCCGCCCGATTCATCCTGAAAGAGTTTTTCGGCAAGAACCTGTGAGGGGAGCTGTGCCATGCCCTTTGCGGTAAGTCTGTTTCTGGACAAAGAAGCCTCCGCGATCGTCACCGACGTCTGGCGGCGGCTGGCCGACATGGAGGTCTCCGAGAGCATGATCAAGGCCAACTTCCGTCCCCACATCACGCTCGGCATCTGCGAGGACCTTCGGGTCGAACCCTTCCGCCGCTTCCTGGCCGGATTCGCAGGCACGCACATGGTGTTCCCGATCATCCTGTCGAGCCTCGGCGTGTTTCCGCTGGACACGAAGGGGGCGGTGTTTTTTGGCGTGACGCCCTCGCCGCAACTGCTCCGGGTGCACGACGATTTCACACGCTCGTTCGCCGAATTCGGGGAGGGTATCCGCACCTACTATCGCCCCGGGCACTGGGTTCCCCACTGCACGCTCGCCGACGGGATCGGGTGTGAGGTGGTGCCGCGGGCCATGGAAATCTGCCAGCAGACGCGGCTGCCGGTCTACTGCCTGGCGCGGGAGATCGGCGTGCTGCAATTCCCGCCGGGACATGAACTTCTGGCCTACTCGCTGCGTTCCGATGTCGATGGCTTCCTGGCCGGGACCTGAGACGGCTCCGCGGGATGCGCGCTCCCGGCCGCGCCGCCCTTGGCCGACGGGGGGGCCTTTCTTCTTGACAAAGGCGCGGCCAAGTGCGGTTATGAAGTCGACCGGCGCCCGGCCGGCGGCCGAAAGGCGTGCGAGGGGATAAACATTTCCCCCGCGTGATCGATAATAGACACAGGAGACAGTCTTTGTGACCGAACAACACTCCCGGAATCGGACAACGGCGAATGCAGCGATGACCGCCCGCGAGACCTCCGTCATACACGGGCCGACCCGGCTCACGGAACACGACGTCTACCTTTTTAAAGAAGGAAGCCACTACCAGCTGTACGACAAGCTGGGGGCGCACCCGATGGAGGTGGACGGGATCAAGGGGACGTATTTCGCGGTCTGGGCGCCCAACGCCGAGGCGATCAGCGTGATCGGGGATTTCAACGGCTGGAACCGCACCGCGCATCCGCTGGGCGTGCGGTGGGACGGTTCCGGGATCTGGGAGGGGTTCATTCCCCGGCTCGGCGACGGCGCCATCTACAAGTATTTCATTCATTCGCGGCACAACGGCTACACGGTCGAGAAGGGCGACCCGTTCGCGTTCGAATGCGAGCTTGCCCCCCGCACGGCCTCGGTGGTGCGGAACCTGGCGTACACCTGGAACGACCGCGCCTGGATGCACGGGCGGCGGCGCCGGAACGCCCTCGAGGCGCCGATCGCGGTGTACGAGGTGCATCTCGGCTCGTGGCGGCGCGTCCCCGAAGAGGGAAACCGGTTCCTCACCTATCGCGAGCTGGCGCCGCTTCTGGCGGAGTACGTCGCGCGGATGGGCTTCACCCACGTCGAGCTCCTGCCCGTGATGGAGCACCCGTTTTACGGTTCGTGGGGTTACCAGACAGTCGGCTATTTCGCGCCGACCAGCCGCTACGGCTC
This genomic stretch from Candidatus Zixiibacteriota bacterium harbors:
- a CDS encoding 50S ribosome-binding GTPase; protein product: MDTHEASGKILVTGRPGVGKTTLIMRLAERLADLHPAGFVTEEIRERGVRVGFALATLDGRQRSRLATVDVSSPYRVGKYGVDIAALERFLAAMEFPHDLHTPVLIDEIGKMECLSPAFRSLVTTLLDSSRPLVATVALAGSAFIAGVKAHPAVRVWTVTPEARDAQLDRLEEAVRRSCSG
- a CDS encoding aminotransferase class V-fold PLP-dependent enzyme, which encodes MDDLIYLDNAATSWPKPDNVYKFMVDFYRSCGVNPGRSGFDKAIEAGNILEDLRKRLTAFFGGDPETPQRLCFGYNATDALNLIIQGLLAPGDHVVTTNLEHNSVIRPVNHLVRDHGVEATFVEFNAEGFVEPDAIREAIRANTRLVIVNHGSNVIGTIQPVAEIGRVCKDAGVLLAIDVSQTAGVVPIDMRRMNVDVLAFTGHKGLMGSTGIGGMCVRSHVDIRHTRSGGTGVRSAYPYHLDEYPYRMEYGTPNMVGVASLWAGQDWIAEQGGVEAIHAREMKLAQKLVDGFREIEGVTVYCGASLENHLSTVSMNVEGFEAGDVGIMLDVDFGIATRTGLHCAPLVHKQLGTMARHGSVRFAIGPFNTEAHIDRAIEAVSEIAVQARARLVQPGRG
- a CDS encoding caspase family protein, whose translation is MKRLLLLLGLCGSLMLLFGCSQDTSVTGPSGDQSQLGQLVQRPEFVDHRTDAQIALTLKNAPTNWSAYKPPKPPPDTGGDPNPNPAHKYAYVVGISDYEGTANDLNYCDDDARSMAQYFQSQGFTVHSDIDRSATAAAIEANLTWLMNAAVAGDEIAFYYSGHGTTYQGYGSCLISTDLYYLTWGWVMQFINGANCTKKMIPMDACKLGSFHTGVPSGMIMATASTSGYSYDAPDLGHGAWTYYFLEATETMVYGEEICTYANSGMKAWAALYRLKVAPKMTDAYSGKLDI
- a CDS encoding SDR family oxidoreductase, yielding MIEMKDRVTLITGGSRGIGRAAAELFARAGSHVIINYRRDRAAALEVQAACARHGVKAAAIQADVADKAAVDRMVAETIDRFGRIDAAVNNAGVWLHHPIDEMTEAQLRETVDINLLGTFHVCMAVTPHMKRQRSGVIINIASTAGQRGEAFHSPYAATKGAVISLTKSLAPELVEYNIRVNCVAPGWVYTDMSIPSLGGAEGEKVLAAIPMRRVAQPEEVAGPILFMASDLATFITGEILNVNGGAVLCG
- a CDS encoding DUF418 domain-containing protein, which gives rise to MADQSFPENAPEAPAVSAIPLPLAPVADAERVPSLDVLRGFAVLGILAINIQQMGLPQAALLNPHLQGEAGLLHTIAWGGVIVLFLQKFMTIFSLLFGAGLVVMTQRAQAAGGDAASLHYRRMGWLLVIGLLHAYLLWWGDILFSYALCGMLVYLLRRLSPRRLLIIGALVFLAPAPFAAGFSGLIGHLQSKGEAASLKLEAGETLSSDERASLDAWTNVAVALSPAPDQISKEVDAHLGSYGGLFAQRALTALLFQTLILVLFAGWRICGLMLIGMALMKWRVFAAERSKAFYLRLALFGLGIGLPLDLFGASLLVSRDFGAAVQMLVSGTVNYTASAGSALGYIGIVMLLCRSGAARRLRTGLEAVGRTALSNYLLHTVVFTTVFYGYGLGLFGKLGLIPLLALMTLMWLVQLSVSPRWLRHFRFGPIEWLWRSLAYRKRQPFRRVPIVTARAAG
- a CDS encoding aspartate aminotransferase family protein; the protein is MDDAEFRRRAHELVDWMADYLANVRAYPVKSPAAPGDIRRQLPDLPPETPEAFDDIMADFRRIIMPGITHWQHPRFMGYFPANSSPASVLAEMLTATLGVQGMLWQTSPAAAELEEQMMLWLGAMIGIPAGWDGVIQDTASTATLTSILTAREQASDYGVNQTGLQDRPRYAVYGSSETHSSIEKAVKIAGLGRENLRKVAVDAGFALRPEVLEEAVCRDEDSGIRPLCAVATLGTTGSTAVDPLRRIGEICRRHRLWLHVDAAYAGTALVLPEMRWMIDGIEEADTFVFNPHKWMFTNFDCSAYFVKDRGALIRTFEILPEYLKTRETAAVNNYRDWGIPLGRRFRALKLWFVIRTYGLSGIREKLRLQIGLARGVADRIMESDDFELLAPAPLNVLCFRYRPTGAADSEALNRLNERLLEEVNRTGRVFITHTKLNGAFTLRMVIGQTQVTADDVDLAWETIAGTARALGRG
- a CDS encoding methyltransferase domain-containing protein, which codes for MEAFKYHVYICNQEKPEGVPCCRARGGEKLIDALRREVAAQGLGDDVHITTCGSLGLCAWGPNMIVYPEGVWYTGVGAEDVPEIVREHFGRGRPVERLARRDAAAVRAEIETNRAKMLAGLKARDAAGVLPDELMADFRGFQTSRMLLTAVELDLFTAVGGSASAGEIAARLEVDERGAEQLLDALTAYGLLEKHGRRYANSAAARRYLAAGGPDDSRLSLLHLVGLWNRWHTLTECIRKGTSVTYTEAKDRDPGWTEAFIAAMHKNAALRADQVVGALGVAGFERMLDVGGGSGAYAISFAKANPRLRAEVFDLEPVTAIARRHIDRAGLAERVTTRVGDLHTTEFGSPFDLVFISAICHMNSPEENRQLCHKAFAALRPGGTVAIQDFILNADKTGPFTAALFSLNMLVGTPAGASYSISEYTEWLTGAGFADLRVVALPGPTGLVVACRPEVGPHG
- a CDS encoding metallophosphoesterase family protein → MKIIVFTDTHANLPALRAFRRAIEREGYDLAVHTGDAVDIGPYPAESLAELLSIPRVECVMGNHDAMFVHGIPDPLAGVIDGNEAEHCAWTARQLGEDFRERLRHWPYVIPHEFNGLRVTFVHYGLSATLDGFVPAAIADPTPADLDRIFGAFDTDLLFYGHSHPFSDVQGRARYINPGALGCFCRPLARYCVLEFRPGGLGVTYKAAPYDDSVLRAEYARRRVPAARFILKEFFGKNL
- a CDS encoding 2'-5' RNA ligase family protein — protein: MPFAVSLFLDKEASAIVTDVWRRLADMEVSESMIKANFRPHITLGICEDLRVEPFRRFLAGFAGTHMVFPIILSSLGVFPLDTKGAVFFGVTPSPQLLRVHDDFTRSFAEFGEGIRTYYRPGHWVPHCTLADGIGCEVVPRAMEICQQTRLPVYCLAREIGVLQFPPGHELLAYSLRSDVDGFLAGT